The following proteins come from a genomic window of Megalobrama amblycephala isolate DHTTF-2021 linkage group LG1, ASM1881202v1, whole genome shotgun sequence:
- the LOC125248339 gene encoding C-type lectin domain family 4 member E-like, protein MAVWTVYLSICLLVALNASVETRHVENKDCGGNALSLDGFFMSPVPMTWSDSRRFCINHGGDLVIIKSVEKQRLVSSLVREKMHVSVWIGLNDLEIEGNMKWVDNTPLNQGFWMSGEPNNNDGNEDCVIMNPIPNLGNWNDIPCLDKSTVLCE, encoded by the exons ATGGCGGTCTGGACtgtttatctgtctatctgtcttcTGGTCGCTTTGAATGCTTCAG tgGAAACGCGtcatgttgaaaataaagatTGTGGTG gAAATGCGCTTAGTTTGGATGGGTTTTTCATGTCCCCGGTACCGATGACCTGGTCTGACAGCAGACGGTTTTGCATAAATCATGGTGGAGATCTGGTCATTATCAAGAGTGTTGAGAAGCAG AGGCTGGTATCTTCATTGGTCAGGGAGAAGATGCATGTGTCCGTGTGGATTGGATTGAATGACTTAGAGATCGAAGGCAACATGAAATGGGTGGATAATACACCACTCAATCAAGG GTTTTGGATGAGCGGTGAGCCGAATAACAATGATGGAAATGAGGACTGTGTTATTATGAATCCAATACCCAACCTGGGAAACTGGAATGATATCCCATGCCTTGATAAGAGCACTGTTCTTTGTGAATAA